The DNA region GTTATATTTATCTTCAGAGTAAAGTAAAACCTGAGCCTGATTCTGTCTTTTTGAAAGTAGAAAAACAAAAATATTTAGTAAGACCTGGAGATATTTTATATATAACAGTTTTGTGCCCAGATCAAGAAGCTGTTGCTTTATTTAATATTGAGAGTGCTAGAAATAGTACGACAGGAAATAGTTCTAGCAATATGGGTGCTGGGGGAGGATATTTTAGTGGATATATTATCAATGATAGTGGCGAAATTCGTATGCCGATGATTGGTAAAATCAATGTACAAGGTCTCCCGCTGGATTCTATTGATGCTCGTATTTCTCGTAAATTATCTTTGTATTTAAATGATGTAATTGTAAAAGTAAGGTTATATAGCTTTAAAATTACGGTTTTAGGAGATGTCAAAAATCCTGGAGTTCAAAATGTTATGGCAGAGCGATTTACTATTTTAGAGGCTATTGGAAATGCCAATGATTTGACGGATTATGGTGATAGAAAACGGATAGAATTGTTGCGAGCTACACCAGATGGTTATATGGTACATAAAATAGATCTGACTGATCAAGACTTAGTTAAATCTCCGTACTTTTTCATGGCTCCTAATGATATATTGTATGTCAAGCCAATTACGGCCAAGATGGTACGTTTAAATTACCCTGTATATGGTTATATAACAACAGGGGTTAGTGCCATATTATTGGCCTTGTCTTTATTTAATAGATTTTCTAACTAAAAAATATTAGATATTTTGCTAAATTTCTGATATTTTTATCGCATCATTTAATCTTTATTTTTATAAAAAATGGGAATATTCTCAAGATTCGTTGATATTTTCAAGGCAAATGCCAACGATTTGGCCGACAAAGCCGAAGACCCCGAAAAAATGATTAAACTCATGGTCGTGGAAATGCGCGAAGGTCAAGTAAAAGCAACCGCCGCATTAGCACAGGCAATGGCCAATGAAAAACGTTTGGAGGCGCAAACAGCTAACTTCAAAAGACTGGCCGAGGAAATGCACGGCAAAGCCGTAAAAGCATTGCAAGGCGGTAATGAAGAACTTGCAAAAGCTGCTTTGGCCAAAAAAGCACAAGCAGACCAGCAATATGCGCAGTACAAACAAATGTTTGAATCGGCGCACGCTACGACTTCCCAAATCAAAGAACAAGTAGATAGACTCAAAGCCAAACTTGATGAGGCGGTAATGAAGGAATCTATGTTGATTGCCCGCAGCCAAAATGCGAAAGCACAATCTGATGTAGCCAAGAAATTGGGCGGTTTGGACAATAGTTCTTTTGCGAAATTTGATAAATTTGAGGAAAAAATTCTTAAAATCGAAGCTGAGGCACAGGCATTTACGCAACTTGCTGACGAAAACACTTCGATTGATGAAGAGTTGCGCAAAATGGAGA from Flexibacter flexilis DSM 6793 includes:
- a CDS encoding PspA/IM30 family protein, producing the protein MGIFSRFVDIFKANANDLADKAEDPEKMIKLMVVEMREGQVKATAALAQAMANEKRLEAQTANFKRLAEEMHGKAVKALQGGNEELAKAALAKKAQADQQYAQYKQMFESAHATTSQIKEQVDRLKAKLDEAVMKESMLIARSQNAKAQSDVAKKLGGLDNSSFAKFDKFEEKILKIEAEAQAFTQLADENTSIDEELRKMEKNTQVDDEFAKLKAQLAGGSNPTAIGTGGTTATPSADDELAKLKAQLGQQ
- a CDS encoding polysaccharide biosynthesis/export family protein, with amino-acid sequence MIKNLQTAFCFCLFVCLSVSCIPRKSYIYLQSKVKPEPDSVFLKVEKQKYLVRPGDILYITVLCPDQEAVALFNIESARNSTTGNSSSNMGAGGGYFSGYIINDSGEIRMPMIGKINVQGLPLDSIDARISRKLSLYLNDVIVKVRLYSFKITVLGDVKNPGVQNVMAERFTILEAIGNANDLTDYGDRKRIELLRATPDGYMVHKIDLTDQDLVKSPYFFMAPNDILYVKPITAKMVRLNYPVYGYITTGVSAILLALSLFNRFSN